The Erpetoichthys calabaricus chromosome 5, fErpCal1.3, whole genome shotgun sequence genome has a segment encoding these proteins:
- the eri1 gene encoding 3'-5' exoribonuclease 1: MKMEEQTKSLEVQDENQPPDAPDRGDAGVADKARGNVDGSCDKSKDTCTPARSEFSDPVYKEIAVANGHINRMTKDELRAKLAELKLDTRGVKDVLKKRLKSYYKKQKLMQTALCESSNMDTYYDYICVVDFEATCEENNPADYLHEIIEFPMALINTQTLEIEDVFQEYVRPEVNTQLSDFCIQLTGITQETVDNAGTFPEVLEKVVHWLKQKELGTKYKYTFLTDGSWDMSKFLNIQCRISRIRYPQFAKKWINIRKSYGNFYKVPRTHTKLTTMLEKLGMKYDGRPHCGLDDSKNIARIAIRMLQDGCELRVNEKMHTGQLMSVPSTARLEGAPVPHPPCLRP; this comes from the exons ATGAAAATGGAGGAGCAAACGAAAAGCCTAGAGGTACAGGACGAAAACCAGCCACCTGATGCTCCCGACCGGGGAGATGCCGGTGTCGCC GATAAGGCACGTGGCAATGTCGATGGATCTTGTGATAAGTCAAAAGACACATGTACACCAGCTAGGAGCGAGTTCAGTGATCCTGTTTATAAAGAGATAGCTGTGGCTAACGGCCATATCAACAGAATGACTAAAGATGAACTTCGAGCAAAGCTGGCTGAATTAAAGCTTGATACAAG AGGTGTGAAAGATGTTTTGAAGAAGAGGTTGAAAAGTTACTACAAGAAACAAAAACTGATGCAAACAGCTTTGTGTGAAAGCAGCAACATGGACACATATTATGATTATATTTGTGTTGTGGACTTTGAAGCTACTTGTGAAGAGAATAATCCTGCTGACTACCTCCATGAAATTATTGAGTTTCCCATGGCCCTTATAAACACCCAAACACTGGAGATT GAAGATGTATTTCAGGAGTATGTGCGACCAGAAGTTAATACTCAGCTATCTGATTTCTGTATTCAGCTAACCGGAATCACACAG GAAACCGTGGACAATGCTGGTACATTTCCAGAAGTACTTGAGAAGGTAGTGCACTGGCTTAAACAGAAAGAGTTGGGAACCAAATACAAATATACTTTTTTGACTGATGG GTCTTGGGATATGAGTAAATTCTTAAATATACAATGTCGGATAAGCCGAATCAGATATCCTCAATTTGCCAAAAAATGGATAAACATTCGAAAATCatatggtaacttttacaag GTCCCCAGAACACACACAAAGTTGACAACCATGTTGGAGAAGTTGGGTATGAAGTATGATGGAAGGCCCCACTGTGGTTTAGATGACTCAAAAAACATTGCTCGAATTGCCATCAGAATGCTTCAGGATGGCTGTGAACTGCGTGTGAATGAAAAGATGCATACAGGGCAGCTGATGAGTGTGCCTTCCACTGCCAGGTTAGAGGGTGCTCCGGTACCTCACCCACCCTGTCTCCGGCCCTAG